In Alteribacter lacisalsi, a genomic segment contains:
- a CDS encoding kanamycin nucleotidyltransferase C-terminal domain-containing protein has translation MPDIVTFAEEHLYREKANEIAKRHEKLIKSVLPAALVYHIGSTAVPGSLTKGDVDLQVRVSQKDFPEAREALAKIYKVNQGSFQSSFFCAFEKEAEVLPLGVQLTVIASEVDHFWKLTAFFQTHPEFTQQYNELKQTSEGLDMDEYRDRKSLFIDEILQSDKYRQFSFRLEGKGLETPVPKKRQRERLSFPAATTRKEKNDMITEINDRLLDSFGSKIAATGVYGSVGQETEGPFSDIEMHIVTRDGERLPDYEFIYEDFKIELSCSEQSELLRKAGTVDDSWAIKAGAWIHVKPLYDPENFFAELRQIPEQLSYDEIKAVMREFMIWEPYETMGKIRNNYASGNHRYLPMAARDLAFQTAKLIGLANRKYYRTRARMFEDSLKFPSRPSGYERLLELLLEGELHPSHKVYDRCENLWTGLNLWYEELGIDYKEDTFPF, from the coding sequence ATGCCTGATATCGTTACTTTTGCCGAAGAGCATTTATACAGAGAAAAAGCGAACGAAATTGCAAAAAGACACGAAAAGCTGATAAAAAGCGTGCTGCCTGCTGCTCTTGTATATCATATAGGAAGTACTGCCGTTCCCGGATCATTGACGAAAGGGGACGTGGACCTTCAGGTTCGTGTCAGTCAGAAGGATTTTCCTGAGGCCCGCGAAGCACTGGCAAAAATCTATAAAGTCAATCAGGGGAGTTTCCAGAGTTCGTTTTTCTGTGCATTTGAGAAGGAGGCTGAAGTACTCCCCCTCGGTGTGCAGCTTACCGTGATCGCTTCAGAAGTGGATCACTTCTGGAAGCTTACGGCCTTCTTTCAGACTCATCCGGAATTTACACAGCAGTATAACGAGTTGAAACAGACGTCGGAAGGGCTGGACATGGATGAATATCGTGACAGAAAAAGCCTGTTTATTGATGAGATTCTTCAATCCGACAAGTACCGGCAGTTCAGTTTTCGTCTGGAAGGAAAGGGGCTTGAAACGCCCGTTCCAAAAAAGCGCCAGAGGGAGCGTCTTTCCTTTCCAGCAGCAACAACAAGGAAAGAAAAAAATGATATGATTACAGAAATCAATGACCGCTTACTCGACAGCTTTGGGAGCAAAATTGCGGCAACCGGCGTTTACGGCTCGGTAGGTCAGGAAACAGAAGGACCGTTTTCGGATATTGAAATGCACATTGTCACTAGGGACGGAGAACGACTGCCTGATTACGAATTCATATATGAGGATTTTAAGATTGAGCTCAGTTGTTCGGAACAGAGTGAGCTGCTGAGAAAAGCCGGAACAGTGGATGACAGCTGGGCTATTAAAGCTGGTGCCTGGATTCATGTAAAGCCCCTTTATGATCCGGAGAACTTTTTTGCTGAACTGAGACAAATACCGGAGCAGCTTTCGTACGATGAAATTAAAGCTGTTATGCGGGAATTTATGATCTGGGAGCCCTATGAGACTATGGGGAAAATAAGAAATAACTATGCATCAGGGAACCACCGGTATCTGCCGATGGCTGCAAGAGATCTTGCGTTTCAGACAGCCAAACTGATCGGACTTGCCAATCGGAAGTATTACCGCACCAGGGCCCGCATGTTTGAAGATTCCCTGAAGTTTCCTTCAAGGCCTTCCGGGTACGAACGCCTGCTTGAGCTGCTTTTAGAAGGCGAGCTTCACCCGTCCCACAAGGTTTATGACCGGTGTGAGAACCTGTGGACCGGCTTAAATCTATGGTACGAGGAACTGGGGATTGATTACAAAGAAGACACATTTCCGTTTTAA